The Microbacterium paraoxydans genome includes a window with the following:
- the nusB gene encoding transcription antitermination factor NusB, translated as MSARTKARKRALDILFSADVRGDEVAVALAAEAKRAANEPAREASWLYAREIVDGIIDQRDEIDEQITTHSRDWKLERMPAVDRALLRIGAWEILYNDDVPTAVAIDEAVELAKEFSTDESGAFVHGVLARVARSA; from the coding sequence GTGAGCGCCCGCACGAAGGCGCGCAAGCGCGCGCTCGACATCCTGTTCTCGGCCGACGTCCGCGGCGACGAGGTCGCGGTGGCCCTCGCCGCCGAGGCGAAGCGCGCGGCGAACGAGCCCGCACGTGAGGCGTCGTGGCTGTACGCCCGCGAGATCGTCGACGGCATCATCGACCAGCGCGACGAGATCGACGAGCAGATCACGACCCACAGCCGCGACTGGAAGCTCGAGCGGATGCCCGCCGTCGACCGCGCCCTGCTGCGCATCGGCGCGTGGGAGATCCTCTACAACGACGACGTGCCGACCGCGGTCGCGATCGACGAGGCGGTGGAGCTCGCGAAGGAGTTCTCCACCGACGAGTCGGGCGCGTTCGTGCACGGCGTGCTCGCCCGCGTCGCCCGCTCGGCCTGA
- a CDS encoding DEAD/DEAH box helicase — protein sequence MIRPPASATPGDGARDWRALLDAGAAPAAATPLALGFEVRVRDARGANPWASRPQRTATPRDVAKGVGEILLGIRPLERSAATGSWVLGSATWDAVRRAPDQYGREQSRWFADLLSIARDALLSGTAGDWLVADLIESRLLWGHLRSATDLGIPLVAAQRSTTLVLADTAELTATVSRDDDGGLVVRPVVTLDGRETLPGSIRALGRSGVYEVAQSGSRLQVTLAELPLAGPAPSLLRAGMLVVPAAEEAAFLQDAYPLLARRLPVRAVGRVALPDLPPPRAVLRVAFRRGDTVGYTVEWDYRGFGRVPFTPGPEAVRDPDAEASVTHRIRNVWQEHGVAFAPAGAFHDVAAAEFMTRVVPAVEAEGVEVEVSGRRKTYRELAGETEITVSTVESTDPDWFDLGVIVRIDGRNIPFEPLFTALSAGRRKLLLVDGSYFSLNHPALDRLRDLLDEAGDLDEWETGPRISRHQTDLWEEFEDLADEALPAVSWRATADGLRSATAVPAVPLPPGLTAQLRPYQKEGLDWLAFLWSHRLGGILADDMGLGKTVQLLALILHARAAGEGRAFLVVVPTSVLATWRTEAARFAPGLRVITRDSTAGPAVAAVAREADVVLTTYAVARLDEEGFAGVTWAGLILDEAQFVKNPATKLHRAVARFPSDVTIAVTGTPLENSLEELWALLKLTAPGLFASARKFREHYIQPIEQGKVPENAEGGPYRQRRLAQLRRRIRPLVLRRTKELVAPDLPPKQEQVLEIELSAGHRELYETVLQRERQKVLGLLEDLDRNRFIVFRSLTLLRMLSLAPALIDPADARLGSRKLDELLERIVELQAEGHRALVFSQFTSFLDMAAARLDAAGIPYAHLDGSTRHREQVVADFAEGEQPVFLISLKAGGFGLTLTEADYVFLLDPWWNPAAEAQAVDRTHRIGQRSQVFVYRMIASGTIEEKVLALQRRKARLFTAVLDDDALFAQALTADDIRGLFDD from the coding sequence ATGATCCGCCCGCCCGCCTCCGCCACCCCGGGAGACGGGGCGCGGGATTGGCGTGCCCTGTTGGACGCCGGCGCTGCCCCGGCGGCGGCGACCCCCCTCGCGCTCGGGTTCGAGGTGCGCGTCCGCGACGCCCGAGGAGCCAACCCGTGGGCCTCACGCCCGCAGCGCACCGCGACTCCCCGTGACGTCGCCAAGGGTGTGGGGGAGATCCTCCTCGGCATCCGTCCGCTGGAGCGGAGCGCGGCGACGGGGTCCTGGGTGCTCGGGTCCGCCACCTGGGACGCGGTCCGCCGCGCGCCGGACCAGTACGGTCGGGAGCAGTCGCGGTGGTTCGCCGATCTGCTGAGCATCGCGCGCGACGCGCTGCTCTCCGGCACGGCGGGGGACTGGCTCGTCGCCGACCTCATCGAGTCGCGGCTCCTCTGGGGGCATCTGCGGTCGGCAACCGACCTCGGCATCCCGCTCGTGGCGGCCCAGCGGTCGACGACGCTCGTCCTCGCCGACACCGCAGAACTGACGGCGACCGTGTCCCGTGACGACGACGGCGGCCTCGTCGTCCGTCCGGTCGTGACCCTGGACGGGCGCGAGACGCTGCCGGGCAGCATCCGCGCCCTCGGGCGCTCCGGCGTGTACGAGGTCGCGCAGAGCGGGTCGCGCCTGCAGGTGACGCTCGCGGAGCTTCCGCTCGCAGGGCCCGCGCCGTCGCTGCTCCGGGCCGGGATGCTCGTCGTCCCCGCAGCGGAGGAGGCGGCCTTCCTCCAGGACGCCTATCCACTCCTCGCGCGCCGTCTTCCCGTCCGCGCGGTCGGCCGCGTCGCGCTCCCCGACCTCCCACCGCCCCGTGCCGTGCTCCGGGTGGCGTTCCGTCGCGGAGACACCGTGGGGTACACCGTCGAGTGGGACTATCGCGGCTTCGGGCGGGTGCCGTTCACGCCGGGTCCGGAGGCCGTGCGCGATCCGGACGCCGAAGCCTCTGTGACGCATCGGATCCGGAACGTCTGGCAGGAGCACGGCGTCGCGTTCGCCCCCGCGGGGGCGTTCCACGACGTGGCGGCCGCGGAGTTCATGACCCGCGTCGTCCCCGCCGTGGAGGCGGAGGGCGTCGAGGTGGAGGTGTCGGGCCGACGCAAGACGTATCGCGAGCTCGCCGGGGAGACGGAGATCACGGTCTCGACCGTGGAGAGCACCGACCCCGACTGGTTCGACCTCGGCGTGATCGTCCGCATCGACGGGCGGAACATCCCCTTCGAGCCGCTGTTCACGGCCCTGAGCGCGGGCCGGCGGAAGCTCCTGCTCGTCGACGGCAGCTACTTCTCCCTGAACCACCCGGCGCTCGACCGTCTGCGCGACCTCCTGGACGAGGCCGGGGATCTGGACGAGTGGGAGACGGGCCCGCGGATCAGTCGGCATCAGACGGATCTGTGGGAGGAGTTCGAGGATCTGGCGGACGAGGCCCTTCCCGCGGTGAGCTGGCGGGCCACCGCCGACGGACTGCGCAGCGCCACTGCGGTGCCGGCGGTGCCCCTCCCTCCGGGGCTCACCGCACAGTTGCGGCCGTACCAGAAGGAGGGGCTGGACTGGCTCGCGTTCCTCTGGTCGCATCGGCTCGGCGGCATCCTCGCCGACGACATGGGTCTCGGGAAGACGGTCCAGCTGCTCGCGCTCATCCTGCACGCCCGTGCGGCGGGGGAGGGACGCGCTTTCCTCGTGGTGGTGCCGACATCCGTGCTGGCGACCTGGCGCACCGAGGCGGCGCGGTTCGCTCCGGGTCTCCGCGTGATCACCCGCGACTCGACCGCCGGGCCTGCCGTGGCCGCCGTGGCTCGCGAGGCCGACGTGGTGCTCACCACCTACGCCGTCGCGCGGCTCGACGAGGAGGGGTTCGCGGGCGTCACCTGGGCCGGGCTGATCCTCGACGAGGCCCAGTTCGTGAAGAACCCGGCGACGAAGCTGCATCGTGCCGTCGCGCGTTTCCCGTCCGACGTCACCATCGCGGTCACGGGCACGCCGCTGGAGAACAGCCTCGAGGAGCTCTGGGCGCTGCTGAAGCTCACGGCACCCGGCCTGTTCGCCTCCGCGCGGAAGTTCCGCGAGCACTACATCCAGCCGATCGAGCAGGGGAAGGTCCCGGAGAACGCGGAGGGCGGACCGTACCGGCAGCGCCGCCTCGCGCAGCTCCGACGACGGATCCGCCCGCTCGTGCTCCGCCGCACCAAGGAGCTCGTCGCCCCGGACCTCCCGCCGAAGCAGGAGCAGGTGCTGGAGATCGAGCTGAGCGCGGGGCATCGCGAGCTCTACGAGACGGTGCTGCAGCGGGAGCGGCAGAAGGTGCTCGGCCTGCTGGAGGATCTCGACCGCAACCGCTTCATCGTGTTCCGCTCCCTGACGCTGCTGCGGATGCTGAGCCTCGCTCCGGCGCTGATCGACCCGGCCGACGCGCGCCTCGGCTCCCGCAAGCTCGACGAGCTCCTGGAGCGGATCGTCGAGCTGCAGGCGGAGGGGCACCGCGCGCTCGTGTTCAGCCAGTTCACGTCCTTCCTCGACATGGCGGCCGCGCGTCTGGACGCCGCCGGCATCCCGTACGCGCACCTCGACGGCTCGACGCGTCATCGCGAGCAGGTGGTCGCGGACTTCGCGGAGGGGGAGCAGCCCGTCTTCCTCATCAGCCTGAAGGCCGGCGGGTTCGGGCTCACGCTGACCGAGGCCGACTACGTGTTCCTCCTCGACCCGTGGTGGAACCCCGCCGCCGAGGCCCAGGCCGTCGACCGCACGCACCGCATCGGCCAGCGCAGCCAGGTGTTCGTCTACCGCATGATCGCCAGCGGAACGATCGAGGAGAAGGTCCTCGCGCTGCAACGCCGCAAGGCCCGCCTGTTCACCGCCGTGCTCGATGACGACGCGCTCTTCGCCCAGGCGCTCACGGCCGACGACATCCGCGGTCTCTTCGACGACTAG